From one Variovorax sp. PBL-H6 genomic stretch:
- the xseA gene encoding exodeoxyribonuclease VII large subunit: MSDFEARTGGPRVWNVGALCRAVADTLEARFNPVGVRGEISGFSRAASGHCYFALKDESGQLRCAMFRRAAGLLEFQPRDGDQVEVRGRLAVYEPRGDLQLVVESMRRAGQGALFEQFLQRKTRLEAEGLFDTARKRALPAMPRAIGLVTSPGAAALHDVVTALRRRVPHIPVVLAPAAVQGAGAPAELTRSLQALYMLRSPVDVILLVRGGGSIEDLWAFNDETLARTIVQSPVPIISGVGHETDFTIADFCADLRAPTPTAAAELVAAPRELWLGALALLEGRLRTALSARLDALSQRVDDAATRLARPSTLVLRQQLRLAQHAQRFRHVMLSRMQRLAQVQQGLQAELPLDFARALMERKERLERAALRLQLLDPTLVLERGYAWLTGPDGRAITRTQQLAPGDAVQARLADGTADMTVVQTDTTGLRPTRAS, from the coding sequence ATGAGCGATTTTGAAGCACGGACCGGCGGGCCGCGGGTCTGGAACGTCGGCGCGCTGTGCCGCGCAGTGGCCGATACCCTCGAGGCGCGCTTCAATCCGGTCGGGGTGCGCGGCGAGATCAGCGGCTTCTCGCGCGCCGCCAGCGGTCACTGCTACTTTGCGCTGAAGGACGAAAGCGGCCAGCTGCGCTGTGCCATGTTCAGGCGTGCTGCGGGCCTGCTCGAGTTTCAGCCGCGCGACGGTGACCAGGTCGAGGTTCGCGGTCGCCTCGCGGTGTACGAACCACGGGGCGATCTGCAGTTGGTTGTCGAGAGCATGCGCCGAGCCGGCCAGGGTGCGCTCTTCGAACAGTTCTTGCAGCGCAAAACACGTCTGGAGGCCGAGGGCCTGTTCGATACTGCGCGCAAGCGAGCTTTGCCGGCCATGCCGCGCGCGATCGGTCTCGTGACTTCGCCGGGCGCTGCCGCGCTGCACGACGTGGTCACCGCTTTGCGGCGCCGCGTGCCGCACATTCCCGTGGTGCTGGCCCCTGCTGCCGTGCAAGGCGCCGGTGCGCCAGCGGAACTGACACGCTCCCTGCAAGCCCTCTACATGCTGCGATCGCCGGTCGACGTGATCCTGCTGGTGCGAGGCGGCGGCTCGATCGAGGATCTCTGGGCGTTCAACGACGAAACGCTCGCGCGCACGATCGTGCAGAGCCCGGTACCCATCATCAGCGGCGTTGGCCATGAAACCGACTTCACCATCGCCGACTTCTGCGCTGACCTCCGCGCGCCGACACCGACTGCCGCGGCCGAGCTCGTGGCAGCGCCGCGCGAGCTGTGGCTGGGTGCGCTGGCGCTACTCGAGGGGCGCTTGCGCACTGCGCTTTCCGCGCGCCTGGATGCACTGAGCCAGCGAGTCGACGACGCTGCCACGCGTCTCGCCCGCCCTTCGACGCTGGTGCTGCGCCAGCAGCTACGGCTGGCGCAGCATGCCCAGCGTTTTCGCCACGTCATGCTTTCGAGGATGCAGCGACTCGCCCAGGTCCAGCAGGGATTGCAAGCCGAGCTGCCTCTCGATTTCGCCCGCGCGCTGATGGAGCGGAAGGAACGGCTCGAGCGGGCGGCACTGCGGCTGCAACTGCTCGATCCGACGCTGGTTCTCGAGCGCGGCTATGCCTGGCTCACCGGCCCGGACGGTCGGGCGATCACCCGCACGCAGCAGCTGGCGCCGGGCGATGCGGTCCAGGCGAGGCTGGCCGACGGCACGGCCGACATGACGGTCGTGCAAACGGACACGACAGGACTGCGTCCGACGCGAGCCTCGTGA
- the kdsB gene encoding 3-deoxy-manno-octulosonate cytidylyltransferase: MRYAVLIPARLASTRLPDKPLADIAGLPMVVRVAQRSRQSGAERVVVAADDARIVAACEAHGVEVLLTRTDHASGSDRLAEACVQLGLADDEIVVNVQGDEPLIDPSLIDAVAQTLASHSDVAMSTAAHAIDSLEDFLNPNVVKTVLDARGNALYFSRAPIPWWRDGFAKHGPTTLPASPAPLRHIGIYAYRASFVRQFPALPPAPVEATEALEQLRAQWHGYRIAVHVSGHAPGPGIDTPEDLARVRALFAA, translated from the coding sequence TTGCGCTACGCCGTCCTGATTCCGGCGCGGCTCGCCTCCACGCGACTGCCCGACAAGCCCCTGGCGGACATTGCCGGGCTGCCAATGGTGGTGCGCGTCGCGCAGCGTTCGCGGCAGTCCGGTGCCGAGCGGGTGGTGGTCGCTGCCGACGACGCCCGCATCGTCGCCGCATGCGAGGCGCACGGAGTGGAAGTCTTGCTGACCCGCACCGACCATGCCAGCGGCAGCGACCGTCTCGCCGAGGCCTGCGTGCAACTCGGCCTGGCGGACGACGAGATCGTGGTGAACGTCCAGGGCGACGAGCCGCTGATCGATCCTTCGCTGATCGACGCTGTTGCGCAAACCCTGGCGTCACATTCCGATGTGGCGATGAGCACGGCCGCGCATGCGATCGATTCCCTCGAGGACTTCCTCAATCCCAACGTCGTCAAAACGGTGCTCGACGCCCGGGGCAATGCGCTCTACTTCAGCCGGGCACCGATTCCCTGGTGGCGCGACGGCTTCGCGAAGCATGGGCCCACAACCTTGCCGGCTTCCCCGGCACCGTTGCGTCATATCGGCATCTATGCCTACCGCGCAAGCTTCGTGCGGCAGTTCCCGGCTTTGCCGCCGGCACCTGTGGAAGCGACCGAGGCACTGGAACAGTTGCGCGCGCAGTGGCACGGTTATCGCATTGCCGTGCATGTGAGCGGGCATGCGCCCGGTCCGGGGATCGACACGCCCGAAGACCTCGCGCGGGTCCGTGCCCTGTTCGCCGCCTGA
- a CDS encoding D-2-hydroxyacid dehydrogenase family protein: protein MNIVILDDYQDAVRKLRCASKLDAYAAKVYTNTVKGIGQLSVRLKDADVIVLIRERTQISRQLIEKLPKLKLISQTGRAGHHIDVNACTEHGVAVAEGTGSPLAPAELTWALIMAAMRRLPQYISNLKHGAWQQSGLKSASMPPNFGLGSVLKGKTLCIWGYGRIGQLVARYGQAFGMQVVIWGREESCARARSDGFQVAPNREAFFAAADVLSIHLRLTEETRGLVTLEDLSRMKPTALFVNTSRAELMEQDALLAALNRGRPGLAAIDVFESEPPLQGHALLRLENCICTPHIGYVEQDSYEMYFGQAFDNVVSFIKGNPTNIVNPGALQVRR from the coding sequence ATGAACATCGTGATCCTCGACGACTATCAGGACGCAGTGCGCAAACTGCGCTGTGCCTCCAAGCTCGACGCGTATGCCGCCAAGGTCTACACCAACACGGTCAAGGGCATCGGACAGCTCTCTGTGAGGCTCAAGGATGCCGACGTGATCGTGCTGATCCGCGAACGCACTCAGATCTCGCGCCAGCTGATCGAAAAGCTTCCGAAGCTCAAGCTGATCTCGCAAACGGGGCGGGCCGGCCACCATATCGACGTCAATGCCTGCACCGAGCACGGCGTCGCCGTCGCCGAGGGCACGGGCTCTCCGCTGGCGCCGGCCGAGCTCACGTGGGCGCTGATCATGGCGGCCATGCGCCGCCTGCCGCAGTACATCAGCAACCTCAAGCATGGCGCCTGGCAGCAATCGGGGCTCAAGTCCGCGTCCATGCCGCCCAACTTCGGGCTGGGCTCGGTGCTCAAGGGCAAGACGTTGTGCATCTGGGGCTATGGCCGCATCGGCCAGTTGGTGGCGCGCTATGGTCAGGCCTTCGGCATGCAGGTGGTGATCTGGGGCCGTGAAGAGAGCTGCGCACGCGCCCGCTCCGACGGCTTCCAGGTGGCGCCGAACCGTGAAGCCTTCTTCGCCGCGGCGGACGTGCTGTCGATCCACCTGCGGCTGACCGAGGAGACCCGCGGCCTGGTCACGCTCGAGGACCTCTCGCGCATGAAACCTACCGCCCTGTTCGTCAACACCTCGCGCGCGGAGCTGATGGAACAGGATGCGTTGCTCGCGGCCCTCAACCGCGGGCGGCCCGGGCTGGCAGCAATCGACGTCTTCGAGAGCGAGCCGCCGCTGCAAGGCCACGCACTGCTGCGACTGGAGAACTGCATCTGCACGCCGCACATCGGCTACGTCGAGCAAGACAGCTACGAGATGTATTTCGGCCAGGCTTTCGACAACGTCGTCAGCTTCATCAAGGGCAACCCGACCAACATCGTCAATCCGGGCGCGCTTCAGGTGCGACGTTGA
- the lpxK gene encoding tetraacyldisaccharide 4'-kinase has product MDLQRAWLQRGVLARLLWPISVVYSALTAVRRVFYRLGVLGTERVGVPVIVVGNVVAGGSGKTPVVMAVVRHLQARGLNVGVVSRGYGRATDDCREVHEDSDPREVGDEPALIRRSTGAPVFVALRRIEAARALLARHPGTQCIVSDDGLQHLALARDVEICVFDDRSTGNGWLLPAGPLRERWPRHCDLVLHTGARPAFAGFTAQRSLADAALRVDGTAVPLQSLAGRPLVAVAGIAKPEAFFQMLRERGLAPQQCIALSDHHDFTQWQPPPGTGYVLLCTEKDAVKLWRRAPDALALPLVFHPEPGFFRALDAKLSSLDGHQAA; this is encoded by the coding sequence TTGGACCTGCAGCGAGCCTGGCTGCAGCGCGGCGTGCTCGCGAGACTGCTTTGGCCCATTTCCGTTGTCTACAGCGCGCTGACAGCCGTCCGGCGCGTGTTTTATCGCCTCGGCGTCCTCGGTACCGAGCGCGTCGGCGTACCAGTGATCGTCGTCGGCAACGTCGTCGCGGGCGGCTCCGGCAAGACGCCGGTCGTCATGGCCGTGGTGCGCCATCTCCAGGCTCGCGGGCTGAACGTGGGCGTGGTGTCGCGCGGCTACGGCCGGGCGACCGACGACTGCCGGGAAGTGCACGAGGACAGCGACCCGCGCGAGGTCGGCGACGAGCCGGCATTGATCCGCCGTTCGACCGGGGCGCCGGTCTTCGTGGCGCTGCGCCGTATCGAGGCCGCGCGTGCATTGCTCGCGCGGCATCCGGGCACGCAGTGCATCGTGAGCGACGATGGCCTGCAGCACCTGGCGCTGGCACGCGACGTCGAAATCTGCGTCTTCGACGACCGCAGCACGGGCAATGGCTGGCTGCTGCCGGCCGGCCCTTTGCGCGAGCGATGGCCACGGCACTGCGATCTGGTGCTCCACACCGGCGCGCGCCCTGCTTTCGCCGGCTTCACCGCGCAACGTTCGCTGGCCGATGCAGCCTTGCGGGTGGATGGCACGGCGGTCCCGCTCCAATCCCTCGCAGGTCGGCCGCTCGTGGCGGTTGCGGGCATCGCCAAGCCCGAGGCCTTTTTCCAGATGCTGCGCGAACGCGGGCTCGCGCCACAGCAGTGCATTGCGCTGTCCGACCACCACGATTTCACGCAGTGGCAGCCGCCGCCGGGCACAGGCTACGTGCTGTTGTGCACCGAGAAAGACGCGGTCAAGTTATGGCGCCGGGCGCCCGATGCGCTCGCGCTGCCGCTGGTGTTCCATCCCGAGCCGGGCTTCTTCCGCGCACTCGACGCAAAGCTATCATCGCTCGATGGACACCAAGCTGCTTGA
- a CDS encoding superoxide dismutase — MEHVLPPLPYPLDALAPEYSKETLEYHYGKHHNAYVVNLNNLQKGTEFENMELEEIVKKSSGGIYNNAAQIWNHTFFWNCMKPAGGGEPSGALAKAIDAKWGSYAAFKEAFVKSAVGNFGSGWTWLVKKADGAVDIVNMGAAGTPLTTGDTPVLTVDVWEHAYYIDYRNLRPKFVETFLAKLVNWEFAAKNFG, encoded by the coding sequence ATGGAACACGTCCTCCCACCTCTGCCATACCCGTTGGACGCGCTGGCGCCCGAGTACTCGAAGGAAACGCTGGAATACCACTACGGCAAGCACCACAACGCCTACGTGGTGAACCTGAACAACTTGCAGAAGGGCACCGAGTTCGAAAACATGGAACTCGAGGAGATCGTCAAGAAGTCCAGCGGCGGCATCTACAACAACGCCGCCCAGATCTGGAACCACACCTTCTTCTGGAACTGCATGAAGCCTGCTGGCGGCGGCGAGCCCAGCGGCGCACTTGCCAAGGCGATCGATGCCAAGTGGGGCAGCTACGCGGCGTTCAAGGAGGCCTTCGTAAAGTCCGCCGTAGGCAACTTCGGCTCCGGCTGGACCTGGCTGGTGAAGAAAGCCGATGGCGCGGTGGACATCGTCAACATGGGCGCCGCGGGCACGCCCCTGACCACGGGCGATACGCCGGTGCTGACGGTGGACGTCTGGGAGCACGCCTACTACATCGACTACCGCAACTTGCGTCCGAAGTTCGTGGAGACCTTCCTGGCCAAGCTGGTGAACTGGGAATTCGCGGCAAAGAACTTCGGCTGA
- a CDS encoding DUF6152 family protein produces the protein MKRRHIVVAAASLPLASPLAWAHHGWSSFDQDRPIYLEGTVARVRWQNPHAELLLDVPAGLKVPADLAKRALPGQSAPIDGPGLLARAAVPRRTERQWELELAPLTRMEAWKVAQIKPGTAVSAVGFTFKEEKGEPVMRVEYLFVDGKAYGLRSSPA, from the coding sequence ATGAAACGTCGCCACATAGTCGTCGCCGCCGCATCCCTGCCGTTGGCCAGTCCGCTCGCCTGGGCGCACCACGGCTGGAGCAGCTTCGACCAGGACCGTCCGATCTACCTCGAAGGGACGGTGGCCCGGGTGCGCTGGCAGAACCCGCATGCGGAGTTGTTGCTCGACGTCCCGGCGGGGCTCAAGGTGCCAGCCGATCTGGCGAAGCGCGCCCTGCCGGGGCAGAGCGCGCCCATTGACGGACCGGGCTTGCTCGCGCGCGCGGCCGTGCCTCGCCGCACTGAGCGCCAGTGGGAGCTTGAACTCGCTCCGCTGACGCGGATGGAAGCCTGGAAAGTCGCGCAGATCAAGCCCGGCACCGCAGTCTCGGCGGTGGGCTTCACGTTCAAGGAGGAAAAGGGAGAACCCGTGATGCGCGTCGAATACCTGTTCGTCGACGGCAAGGCCTACGGGCTGCGTTCCAGCCCCGCCTGA
- a CDS encoding ExbD/TolR family protein codes for MHFSHGSKEEPEINLIPFIDVLLVVLIFLMLSTTYSKFTEMQLRLPVADVEAQRDYPKEVIVGVSADGRYSINKTVLADRSVEAVAEALGAASTGGKDSVVVISADASAAHQSVITVMEAARRAGLMQITFATQSAAQAGR; via the coding sequence ATGCACTTCAGCCACGGCTCGAAGGAGGAGCCCGAGATCAACCTGATCCCATTCATCGACGTGCTGCTGGTCGTGCTCATCTTCCTGATGCTGTCGACCACCTACAGCAAGTTCACGGAGATGCAGCTGCGCCTGCCGGTTGCGGACGTCGAGGCCCAGCGCGATTATCCGAAGGAAGTGATCGTCGGTGTCTCCGCCGACGGCCGCTATTCGATCAACAAGACCGTGCTCGCCGATCGCAGCGTGGAAGCGGTGGCCGAAGCCCTGGGCGCCGCGTCCACTGGCGGCAAGGACAGCGTCGTGGTCATCAGCGCCGATGCAAGCGCCGCACATCAATCGGTGATCACGGTGATGGAAGCCGCGCGCCGCGCCGGACTCATGCAGATCACCTTCGCCACCCAATCCGCCGCGCAGGCAGGACGCTAG
- a CDS encoding MFS transporter, which translates to MKRAALPASLWALLAGNFVIGTGIMVVPGTLNELSNSLQVSAATAGQLITAGAVVVCFGAPLLAALVAGWDRRLLLACTMLWYAAGHFLATLMPTFGALLAVRMLTVISPAIFTAQAAACVGLLVPPDQRGRAVTFVFLGWSMASVLGLPMGALIGGHFGWRTAFAALGVLSLLSAAWIWHQLPRGIRPPALTRAAWGQVLKSPLLMGVVAVTALQGSGQFVLMSYFAPVLRETVGADATALGLVWGWFGICGLVGNMLVSRVIDRVGAPRMVLVTTALIALSLLLWPLGVTLAGLALILVPWGLGCFAANSAQQARLVSMAPGLAPGSVALNSSGIYVGQAVGAAAGGWLLANNAIAWMSWAGFAMLVCALLLSLAVDRAQTRAAAFSA; encoded by the coding sequence TTGAAGCGGGCGGCCCTGCCGGCGTCGCTTTGGGCCCTGCTGGCGGGCAACTTCGTGATCGGCACCGGGATCATGGTGGTGCCGGGCACGCTCAACGAGCTCAGCAATTCCTTGCAGGTCAGCGCGGCCACGGCGGGCCAGTTGATCACCGCAGGCGCAGTGGTCGTCTGCTTCGGCGCGCCCTTGCTGGCCGCACTGGTCGCGGGCTGGGACCGGCGGCTGCTGCTGGCCTGCACCATGCTGTGGTACGCAGCAGGCCACTTCCTCGCGACCCTGATGCCGACTTTTGGCGCACTGCTGGCCGTGCGCATGCTGACGGTCATCTCGCCCGCGATTTTCACGGCCCAGGCCGCGGCTTGCGTCGGTCTGCTGGTGCCACCGGATCAGCGCGGCCGCGCCGTGACCTTCGTCTTTCTAGGCTGGTCCATGGCCTCGGTCCTCGGCCTGCCGATGGGCGCCTTGATCGGCGGCCATTTCGGCTGGCGCACCGCCTTTGCTGCACTTGGCGTGCTGTCGCTGCTGAGCGCGGCCTGGATCTGGCACCAGCTGCCGCGCGGCATTCGCCCGCCAGCCTTGACGCGCGCCGCCTGGGGGCAGGTGCTCAAGAGCCCGCTGCTGATGGGGGTGGTAGCGGTCACCGCATTGCAGGGCTCGGGCCAGTTCGTGCTGATGAGCTACTTCGCGCCCGTGCTGCGCGAAACCGTCGGCGCCGACGCCACCGCGCTCGGCCTCGTGTGGGGCTGGTTCGGCATCTGCGGCCTGGTGGGCAACATGCTCGTGAGCCGGGTGATCGATCGTGTGGGTGCTCCGCGCATGGTGCTCGTCACCACCGCGCTGATCGCGCTGAGCCTGCTCCTGTGGCCGCTGGGTGTGACGCTTGCCGGGCTGGCACTCATCCTGGTTCCCTGGGGCCTGGGCTGCTTCGCCGCGAACTCGGCGCAGCAGGCGCGGCTGGTTTCGATGGCGCCCGGGCTCGCACCCGGGTCGGTTGCCCTCAACAGCTCCGGAATCTACGTGGGCCAAGCCGTCGGTGCAGCGGCCGGCGGGTGGCTGCTGGCGAACAACGCCATTGCGTGGATGAGCTGGGCCGGCTTCGCGATGCTGGTGTGCGCACTGTTGCTGAGCCTGGCCGTCGACCGCGCCCAGACCCGCGCGGCGGCCTTCAGCGCTTGA
- a CDS encoding Trm112 family protein: MDTKLLELLVCPVTKGPLTWHPEAQELRSRSARLAYPVRDGIPVLLETEARTLSDEELGL; encoded by the coding sequence ATGGACACCAAGCTGCTTGAACTGCTCGTCTGCCCCGTGACCAAGGGACCCCTCACCTGGCATCCCGAGGCGCAGGAGCTGCGCTCGCGCAGCGCCCGCCTCGCCTACCCCGTGCGTGACGGCATTCCCGTGCTGCTCGAGACCGAGGCCCGCACTTTGTCCGACGAGGAACTGGGGCTCTGA
- the adk gene encoding adenylate kinase: MRLILLGAPGAGKGTQAAFICQKYGIPQISTGDMLRAAVKAGTPLGLEAKAVMASGALVSDDLIINLVKERLELPDCANGFLFDGFPRTIPQADAMRAANVKLDYVLEIDVPFADIVERMSGRRSHPASGRIYHVKFNPPKVEGKDDLTGEDLIQRDDDKEETVRHRLEVYSQQTRPLVDYYAAWAKAEPGVAPKYRAISGVGSVDDITQRALAALAS, from the coding sequence ATGAGACTGATTTTGTTGGGCGCCCCCGGGGCGGGCAAGGGCACACAGGCTGCCTTCATCTGCCAGAAGTACGGCATTCCTCAAATCTCCACCGGCGACATGTTGCGCGCGGCCGTCAAGGCCGGCACCCCACTCGGCCTCGAGGCCAAGGCGGTAATGGCCTCCGGCGCACTGGTGAGCGACGACCTGATCATCAACCTCGTGAAGGAACGCCTTGAGCTGCCGGACTGCGCCAACGGCTTTCTCTTCGACGGCTTCCCCCGGACCATCCCGCAGGCCGACGCCATGCGCGCGGCCAACGTCAAGCTCGACTACGTGCTCGAAATCGACGTGCCCTTCGCCGACATCGTCGAGCGCATGAGCGGACGCCGCTCGCACCCGGCGTCCGGACGCATCTACCACGTCAAGTTCAATCCGCCGAAGGTCGAAGGCAAGGACGACCTCACGGGCGAAGACCTGATTCAGCGTGACGACGACAAGGAAGAGACCGTGCGCCACCGACTCGAGGTCTACAGTCAGCAGACCCGGCCGTTGGTCGACTACTACGCAGCCTGGGCCAAGGCTGAGCCTGGCGTCGCGCCAAAATACCGCGCAATCAGTGGCGTCGGCAGCGTCGACGACATTACCCAGCGCGCGTTGGCCGCACTGGCGAGCTGA
- the lexA gene encoding transcriptional repressor LexA, with protein sequence MQFAVKLTARQQQILDLIQSAIARTGAPPTRAEIAAELGFKSANAAEEHLQALARKGVIELVSGTSRGIRLKGDALRSLNESRNTQFSLSLPGMAQLALPLIGRVAAGSPILAQEHVDQTYYVENTLFQRQPDYLLKVRGMSMRDAGIMDGDLLAVQATKEARNGQIVVARLGDEVTVKRLKRNKQIIELHAENPDYPTIIVQPGEPFEIEGLAVGLIRNTMLM encoded by the coding sequence ATGCAGTTCGCCGTGAAGCTTACCGCTCGCCAGCAACAGATTCTGGACCTCATCCAGAGCGCCATCGCACGCACTGGCGCGCCGCCCACCCGTGCCGAGATCGCGGCCGAGCTGGGCTTCAAGTCCGCCAACGCCGCCGAAGAACATCTCCAGGCCTTGGCGCGCAAGGGCGTCATCGAACTTGTGAGCGGCACCTCGCGCGGCATTCGGCTCAAGGGCGACGCACTGCGCTCGCTGAACGAATCGCGCAACACCCAGTTCTCGCTCTCGCTGCCTGGCATGGCCCAGCTCGCGCTGCCGTTGATCGGGCGCGTCGCTGCGGGCTCGCCTATCCTGGCGCAGGAGCACGTAGACCAGACCTACTATGTGGAGAACACGCTGTTCCAGCGGCAGCCCGACTACCTACTCAAGGTGCGCGGCATGTCCATGCGCGACGCCGGCATCATGGACGGCGACCTGCTCGCCGTGCAGGCCACCAAGGAGGCCCGCAACGGCCAGATCGTCGTAGCCCGCCTGGGCGACGAAGTCACGGTCAAGCGCCTCAAGCGCAACAAGCAGATCATCGAACTGCACGCCGAGAACCCCGATTACCCCACCATCATCGTGCAGCCGGGCGAGCCCTTCGAGATCGAAGGCCTCGCAGTCGGCCTGATCCGCAACACGATGCTGATGTAG
- a CDS encoding MotA/TolQ/ExbB proton channel family protein produces MFSIIVAAGWPIWPLLACSVVGLALVIERFTSLKASKVLPPKLLDEAITVSRNTIPGPDVVTKLEKNSGLGEVLAAGFRHMNANPQSTEDDLRASMEAAGRIVAHRLERYLPALATIASAAPLLGLLGTVIGMIEIFGSQSPSTGAVGSGNPAQMAHGISIALYNTAFGLIVAIPALIFWRYFRTRVDEYLLNLELAGERFARHLNTLRS; encoded by the coding sequence TTGTTTTCGATCATAGTTGCTGCGGGCTGGCCAATCTGGCCGCTGCTCGCCTGTTCGGTGGTGGGGCTCGCATTGGTCATCGAGCGATTCACCAGCCTGAAGGCCTCGAAGGTTCTTCCTCCCAAACTGCTGGACGAGGCCATCACGGTCTCGCGCAACACGATTCCGGGTCCGGACGTGGTGACCAAGCTGGAAAAGAACTCCGGACTCGGCGAGGTGCTGGCGGCCGGCTTCCGCCACATGAATGCCAACCCTCAATCGACGGAGGACGACCTGCGCGCTTCGATGGAGGCCGCGGGACGCATCGTCGCGCACCGGCTCGAGCGCTACCTGCCGGCGCTGGCGACCATCGCGTCGGCAGCGCCGCTGCTCGGGCTTCTCGGCACGGTGATCGGGATGATCGAGATCTTCGGCTCTCAGTCGCCGAGCACTGGCGCAGTCGGCTCCGGCAACCCGGCGCAAATGGCCCACGGCATTTCAATCGCCCTCTACAACACCGCCTTCGGGCTGATCGTCGCGATACCGGCCCTGATCTTCTGGCGGTACTTCCGCACCCGGGTCGACGAATACCTGCTCAATCTCGAGCTCGCCGGCGAACGCTTTGCCCGGCACCTGAACACGTTGCGGTCATGA
- a CDS encoding asparaginase, with amino-acid sequence MAENISEGNRRVVVLGTGGTIAGRSATAADNVGYTAGQVGVTELLEGIAAPAGVALWTEQVAQVDSKDMSFGIWRRLAERCAHWLAQADVAGVVIAHGTDTLEETAFFLQSVLAPSKPVVLTSAMRPATALTPDGPQNLRDAIVVAASPRARGVVAVCAGAVHSAFDVQKVHTYRVDAFGSGDAGPVAYVEEGALRELRNWPAAPSEPARLSFELMQQATHWPRVEILMSHAEARGSIVDALVRERQAGVAEPVQGLVLAATGNGTLHEALEAAALRAQAAGIAVLRATRCPQGRILSTPNALLRDAGALTPVKARIELVLQLMATPTGGA; translated from the coding sequence ATGGCCGAAAACATCAGCGAAGGCAATCGTCGTGTGGTCGTTCTCGGCACGGGCGGCACCATTGCGGGCCGCTCGGCAACAGCGGCCGATAACGTCGGCTATACCGCCGGCCAAGTGGGTGTAACCGAACTGCTGGAAGGCATTGCGGCACCCGCGGGCGTCGCGCTGTGGACGGAGCAGGTGGCGCAGGTCGACAGCAAGGACATGAGCTTCGGGATCTGGCGCCGCCTGGCCGAGCGCTGTGCGCATTGGCTTGCGCAGGCCGATGTAGCGGGCGTGGTCATCGCCCACGGCACCGATACATTGGAGGAAACGGCGTTCTTCCTTCAGTCCGTGCTGGCTCCGTCCAAGCCGGTTGTGCTGACCAGTGCCATGCGGCCGGCGACTGCGCTGACGCCCGACGGTCCGCAGAACTTGCGCGACGCCATCGTGGTCGCTGCAAGCCCTCGTGCGCGGGGGGTGGTAGCGGTGTGCGCGGGCGCCGTGCACAGCGCTTTCGATGTGCAGAAGGTTCACACTTATCGTGTCGACGCGTTCGGTTCCGGCGATGCGGGCCCAGTGGCCTATGTGGAGGAGGGTGCCTTGCGCGAGCTCAGGAACTGGCCTGCCGCGCCGTCAGAGCCGGCGCGTTTGTCCTTCGAGCTGATGCAGCAGGCTACCCACTGGCCTCGCGTGGAAATCCTGATGAGCCACGCGGAGGCGCGCGGCAGCATCGTCGACGCCCTGGTCCGGGAGCGGCAAGCTGGCGTTGCGGAGCCGGTGCAGGGCCTGGTGCTCGCAGCCACTGGCAACGGAACGCTCCATGAAGCTTTGGAAGCGGCTGCGCTTCGGGCGCAAGCGGCGGGCATTGCGGTCTTGCGCGCGACGCGCTGCCCCCAGGGCCGCATTCTTTCCACGCCGAATGCGTTGCTGCGGGACGCCGGCGCGCTGACGCCTGTGAAGGCGCGCATCGAGCTGGTGCTGCAACTGATGGCCACCCCGACCGGCGGCGCCTGA
- a CDS encoding DUF192 domain-containing protein, whose product MFQRLSVLLALSAALLVPAHAQQPQTDLQRVRLTAGMYQIDAQLAETPVQRQIGLMFRKEMPQNEGMIFVFEQPATQCFWMRNTLLPLTAAFVADDGRIVNTADMKPQTDDSHCSEEPVRFVLEMNQGWFARKNIKKGTKLNSELFSSRR is encoded by the coding sequence ATGTTCCAGCGCCTGTCCGTCCTGCTCGCCCTCTCCGCCGCGTTGCTCGTGCCCGCGCACGCTCAGCAGCCACAGACCGATCTGCAGCGCGTCAGGCTGACCGCGGGCATGTACCAGATCGACGCCCAGCTCGCCGAGACCCCGGTACAGCGACAGATCGGCCTGATGTTCCGCAAGGAGATGCCCCAGAACGAGGGCATGATCTTCGTGTTCGAACAGCCGGCCACCCAGTGCTTCTGGATGCGCAACACCCTGCTGCCGCTGACCGCCGCCTTCGTGGCCGACGACGGTCGCATCGTCAACACGGCCGACATGAAGCCGCAGACCGACGACTCCCATTGCTCCGAGGAGCCCGTGCGCTTCGTGCTCGAGATGAACCAAGGCTGGTTCGCCCGCAAGAACATCAAGAAGGGCACCAAGCTGAACAGTGAACTGTTCTCGAGCAGGCGCTGA